From one Equus caballus isolate H_3958 breed thoroughbred chromosome 29, TB-T2T, whole genome shotgun sequence genomic stretch:
- the GDI2 gene encoding rab GDP dissociation inhibitor beta isoform X1 encodes MNEEYDVIVLGTGLTECILSGIMSVNGKKVLHMDRNPYYGGESASITPLEDLYKRFKIPGAPPASMGRGRDWNVDLIPKFLMANGQLVKMLLYTEVTRYLDFKVTEGSFVYKGGKIYKVPSTEAEALASSLMGLFEKRRFRKFLVYVANFDEKDPRTLEGIDPKKTAMREVYKKFDLGQDVIDFTGHALALYRTDDYLDQPCCETINRIKLYSESLARYGKSPYLYPLYGLGELPQGFARLSAIYGGTYMLNKPIEEIIVQNGKVIGVKSEGEIARCKQLICDPSYVKDRVEKVGQVIRVICILSHPIKNTNDANSCQIIIPQNQVNRKSDIYVCMISSAHNVAAQGKYIAIVSTTVETKEPEKEIRPALELLEPIEQKFVSISDLLVPKDLGTESQIFISRTYDATTHFETTCDDIKDIYKRMTGSEFDFEEMKRKKNDIYGED; translated from the exons ATGAATGAGGAGTACGACGTGATCGTGCTGGGCACCGGCCTGACG GAATGTATCCTGTCAGGTATAATGTCAGTGAATGGAAAGAAAGTTCTTCACATGGATAGAAACCCATATTATGGAGGAGAAAGTGCATCTATTACTCCTCTGGAAGAT ttATACAAAAGATTTAAAATCCCAGGAGCACCACCGGCGTCCATGGGCAGAGGAAGGGACTGGAATGTTGACCTAATTCCCAAGTTCCTTATGGCTAATG GTCAGCTGGTGAAGATGCTGCTTTATACAGAGGTCACTCGCTATCTGGATTTCAAAGTGACTGAAGGGAGCTTTGTCTATAAGGGAGGGAAAATCTACAAGGTTCCTTCCACTGAAGCGGAAGCCCTGGCATCTa GCTTAATGGGGCTGTTTGAAAAACGTCGCTTCAGAAAATTCCTAGTGTACGTTGCCAACTTTGATGAAAAAGATCCTAGAACATTGGAGGGCATTGATCCTAAGAAGACTGCAATGCGAGAAGTGTATAAGAAATTTGACTTGGGCCAAGATGTTATAGATTTCACGGGTCATGCCCTGGCACTTTACAGAACTGATGa ctATTTAGATCAACCCTGTTGTGAAACCATCAATAGGATTAAACTTTACAGTGAGTCTCTGGCAAGATACGGCAAAAGCCCATACCTTTATCCACTGTATGGCCTTGGAGAGCTGCCCCAAGGATTTGCAAG GCTAAGTGCAATTTACGGAGGTACCTACATGCTGAATAAACCAATCGAAGAAATCATTGTACAAAATGGAAAAGTGATTGGTGTAAAATCTGAAGGAGAG ATTGCTCGCTGTAAGCAGCTCATCTGTGATCCCAGCTATGTGAAAGATCGGGTAGAAAAAGTGGGCCAGGTGATCAGAGTTATCTGCATCCTCAGCCACCCCATCAAGAACACCAATGATGCCAACTCCTGCCAGATCATTATTCCACAGAACCAGGTCAATCGGAAGTCAG ATATCTATGTCTGCATGATCTCCTCTGCACACAATGTGGCAGCCCAGGGGAAGTACATTGCCATAGTTAGCACAACTGTGGAAACCAAGGAGCCTGAGAAAGAAATCAGACCAGCTCTGGAGCTCTTGGAACCAATTGAACAGAA ATTTGTTAGCATCAGTGACCTCCTTGTACCGAAAGATTTGGGAACAGAAAGCCAG atCTTTATTTCCCGCACATATGATGCTACAACTCACTTTGAGACAACCTGTGATGACATTAAAGACATCTATAAGAGGATGACAGGATCAGAGTTTGACTTTGAGGAAATGAAGCGCAAGAAAAATGACATCTATGGGGAAGACTAA
- the GDI2 gene encoding rab GDP dissociation inhibitor beta isoform X3, translating into MDGDGETKVGRKGEFRCAAEGSVRARIRAWMLPAGLRECILSGIMSVNGKKVLHMDRNPYYGGESASITPLEDLYKRFKIPGAPPASMGRGRDWNVDLIPKFLMANGQLVKMLLYTEVTRYLDFKVTEGSFVYKGGKIYKVPSTEAEALASSLMGLFEKRRFRKFLVYVANFDEKDPRTLEGIDPKKTAMREVYKKFDLGQDVIDFTGHALALYRTDDYLDQPCCETINRIKLYSESLARYGKSPYLYPLYGLGELPQGFARLSAIYGGTYMLNKPIEEIIVQNGKVIGVKSEGEIARCKQLICDPSYVKDRVEKVGQVIRVICILSHPIKNTNDANSCQIIIPQNQVNRKSDIYVCMISSAHNVAAQGKYIAIVSTTVETKEPEKEIRPALELLEPIEQKFVSISDLLVPKDLGTESQIFISRTYDATTHFETTCDDIKDIYKRMTGSEFDFEEMKRKKNDIYGED; encoded by the exons ATGGATGGTGACGGCGAAACAAAAGTGGGGCGAAAAGGAGAGTTCCGCTGTGCTGCGGAAGGGAGCGTAAGAGCCCGGATCCGGGCATGGATGCTCCCCGCCGGCCTTCGG GAATGTATCCTGTCAGGTATAATGTCAGTGAATGGAAAGAAAGTTCTTCACATGGATAGAAACCCATATTATGGAGGAGAAAGTGCATCTATTACTCCTCTGGAAGAT ttATACAAAAGATTTAAAATCCCAGGAGCACCACCGGCGTCCATGGGCAGAGGAAGGGACTGGAATGTTGACCTAATTCCCAAGTTCCTTATGGCTAATG GTCAGCTGGTGAAGATGCTGCTTTATACAGAGGTCACTCGCTATCTGGATTTCAAAGTGACTGAAGGGAGCTTTGTCTATAAGGGAGGGAAAATCTACAAGGTTCCTTCCACTGAAGCGGAAGCCCTGGCATCTa GCTTAATGGGGCTGTTTGAAAAACGTCGCTTCAGAAAATTCCTAGTGTACGTTGCCAACTTTGATGAAAAAGATCCTAGAACATTGGAGGGCATTGATCCTAAGAAGACTGCAATGCGAGAAGTGTATAAGAAATTTGACTTGGGCCAAGATGTTATAGATTTCACGGGTCATGCCCTGGCACTTTACAGAACTGATGa ctATTTAGATCAACCCTGTTGTGAAACCATCAATAGGATTAAACTTTACAGTGAGTCTCTGGCAAGATACGGCAAAAGCCCATACCTTTATCCACTGTATGGCCTTGGAGAGCTGCCCCAAGGATTTGCAAG GCTAAGTGCAATTTACGGAGGTACCTACATGCTGAATAAACCAATCGAAGAAATCATTGTACAAAATGGAAAAGTGATTGGTGTAAAATCTGAAGGAGAG ATTGCTCGCTGTAAGCAGCTCATCTGTGATCCCAGCTATGTGAAAGATCGGGTAGAAAAAGTGGGCCAGGTGATCAGAGTTATCTGCATCCTCAGCCACCCCATCAAGAACACCAATGATGCCAACTCCTGCCAGATCATTATTCCACAGAACCAGGTCAATCGGAAGTCAG ATATCTATGTCTGCATGATCTCCTCTGCACACAATGTGGCAGCCCAGGGGAAGTACATTGCCATAGTTAGCACAACTGTGGAAACCAAGGAGCCTGAGAAAGAAATCAGACCAGCTCTGGAGCTCTTGGAACCAATTGAACAGAA ATTTGTTAGCATCAGTGACCTCCTTGTACCGAAAGATTTGGGAACAGAAAGCCAG atCTTTATTTCCCGCACATATGATGCTACAACTCACTTTGAGACAACCTGTGATGACATTAAAGACATCTATAAGAGGATGACAGGATCAGAGTTTGACTTTGAGGAAATGAAGCGCAAGAAAAATGACATCTATGGGGAAGACTAA
- the GDI2 gene encoding rab GDP dissociation inhibitor beta isoform X2 codes for MSVNGKKVLHMDRNPYYGGESASITPLEDLYKRFKIPGAPPASMGRGRDWNVDLIPKFLMANGQLVKMLLYTEVTRYLDFKVTEGSFVYKGGKIYKVPSTEAEALASSLMGLFEKRRFRKFLVYVANFDEKDPRTLEGIDPKKTAMREVYKKFDLGQDVIDFTGHALALYRTDDYLDQPCCETINRIKLYSESLARYGKSPYLYPLYGLGELPQGFARLSAIYGGTYMLNKPIEEIIVQNGKVIGVKSEGEIARCKQLICDPSYVKDRVEKVGQVIRVICILSHPIKNTNDANSCQIIIPQNQVNRKSDIYVCMISSAHNVAAQGKYIAIVSTTVETKEPEKEIRPALELLEPIEQKFVSISDLLVPKDLGTESQIFISRTYDATTHFETTCDDIKDIYKRMTGSEFDFEEMKRKKNDIYGED; via the exons ATGTCAGTGAATGGAAAGAAAGTTCTTCACATGGATAGAAACCCATATTATGGAGGAGAAAGTGCATCTATTACTCCTCTGGAAGAT ttATACAAAAGATTTAAAATCCCAGGAGCACCACCGGCGTCCATGGGCAGAGGAAGGGACTGGAATGTTGACCTAATTCCCAAGTTCCTTATGGCTAATG GTCAGCTGGTGAAGATGCTGCTTTATACAGAGGTCACTCGCTATCTGGATTTCAAAGTGACTGAAGGGAGCTTTGTCTATAAGGGAGGGAAAATCTACAAGGTTCCTTCCACTGAAGCGGAAGCCCTGGCATCTa GCTTAATGGGGCTGTTTGAAAAACGTCGCTTCAGAAAATTCCTAGTGTACGTTGCCAACTTTGATGAAAAAGATCCTAGAACATTGGAGGGCATTGATCCTAAGAAGACTGCAATGCGAGAAGTGTATAAGAAATTTGACTTGGGCCAAGATGTTATAGATTTCACGGGTCATGCCCTGGCACTTTACAGAACTGATGa ctATTTAGATCAACCCTGTTGTGAAACCATCAATAGGATTAAACTTTACAGTGAGTCTCTGGCAAGATACGGCAAAAGCCCATACCTTTATCCACTGTATGGCCTTGGAGAGCTGCCCCAAGGATTTGCAAG GCTAAGTGCAATTTACGGAGGTACCTACATGCTGAATAAACCAATCGAAGAAATCATTGTACAAAATGGAAAAGTGATTGGTGTAAAATCTGAAGGAGAG ATTGCTCGCTGTAAGCAGCTCATCTGTGATCCCAGCTATGTGAAAGATCGGGTAGAAAAAGTGGGCCAGGTGATCAGAGTTATCTGCATCCTCAGCCACCCCATCAAGAACACCAATGATGCCAACTCCTGCCAGATCATTATTCCACAGAACCAGGTCAATCGGAAGTCAG ATATCTATGTCTGCATGATCTCCTCTGCACACAATGTGGCAGCCCAGGGGAAGTACATTGCCATAGTTAGCACAACTGTGGAAACCAAGGAGCCTGAGAAAGAAATCAGACCAGCTCTGGAGCTCTTGGAACCAATTGAACAGAA ATTTGTTAGCATCAGTGACCTCCTTGTACCGAAAGATTTGGGAACAGAAAGCCAG atCTTTATTTCCCGCACATATGATGCTACAACTCACTTTGAGACAACCTGTGATGACATTAAAGACATCTATAAGAGGATGACAGGATCAGAGTTTGACTTTGAGGAAATGAAGCGCAAGAAAAATGACATCTATGGGGAAGACTAA